From Salvia splendens isolate huo1 chromosome 3, SspV2, whole genome shotgun sequence, a single genomic window includes:
- the LOC121796670 gene encoding protein FAR1-RELATED SEQUENCE 5-like has translation MEEVVVVPECSAAMKPVVGQKFQSLDFAFAFYDIYARAVGFDTRKQAMRKVDDVTTWYQVVCNREGRKKGGVDDQLNARSGFTIKRRKLSKRCGCTASISFRFFSEDGSSGYIIHEFNEIHNHHMVETEHQQFMSSNRKLDDVHHKFILDCSRANIGPTLTFKVLKEILGGFELAGCTVGDIRNASRDIKEYAQGYDVQMVLDDMARKKEISEAYTYHYEVNESDQLVALFWCDGVMKRNYHMFGDIVSFDSTYCMIFTPFTGKDNHGSPVTFAAGLVCSEKTGAFAWLFRHFVDCMGVAPRMIVTDQDLGMRSAIEEGVHHQLEDVEWFKTLYTYREYWIPAYFRDFPMGSMIRTTSISESENSFYKNFLKPRGNIAEFYMNFNHAIEFQRNSRTALDYHDATSIPILATTLPFEKHASTLFTDSMFRKIQEEIVEGNDRCRVLSFMSGESVDTYKLGDSKRNAYFVRHDKTDDTYFCECKLFGRHGYLCSHIFFLFRNNEVKKIPDKYCESRWMKTPLAKAVHGEFHDPVLTHSSADDRQTVSKQAISMFYGFLRQFETDIDALRAFIAGIEELGNSLQTGTPATSVAEKRRMVEEFYGMVRPESVAVHPPDVVKTKGHASSSASRLISKREKAIKDASRPPRQCKACHEVSHHDSRNCPMLKEMRMEKDARKGKSLA, from the exons atggaagaag TGGTTGTTGTACCTGAATGTTCCGCCGCGATGAAGCCTGTTGTAGGTCAGAAATTCCAATCATTGGATTTCGCTTTTGCTTTCTACGACATATATGCCCGTGCAGTTGGCTTCGATACGCGCAAACAAGCTATGAGGAAGGTTGATGATGTCACGACCTGGTATCAAGTTGTATGCAACAGGGAAGGAAGGAAAAAGGGTGGTGTGGATGACCAGCTGAATGCTCGTTCTGGTTTCACTATCAAGCGTAGGAAGTTATCTAAGCGGTGTGGTTGCACGGCTAGTATATCCTTCAGGTTTTTCTCGGAAGATGGCTCGTCGGGATACATAATTCACGAGTTCAATGAGATTCATAACCATCACATGGTTGAGACGGAACATCAGCAATTCATGTCTAGTAATCGCAAGTTGGATGATGTTCATCATAAATTTATCCTCGACTGTTCAAGGGCGAATATAGGACCCACGCTTACATTTAAGGTATTGAAGGAGATTCTTGGTGGGTTCGAACTGGCTGGTTGCACGGTTGGGGATATCAGGAATGCCTCACGGGACATCAAAGAATATGCACAAGGATATGATGTACAAATGGTGTTGGATGACATGGCGAGGAAGAAGGAGATTTCCGAGGCTTACACCTATCACTACGAAGTTAACGAATCTGACCAGTTGGTTGCTTTGTTTTGGTGCGACGGTGTAATGAAGAGAAATTACCACATGTTTGGTGATATTGTGTCCTTCGACTCCAC GTACTGTATGATCTTCACTCCTTTCACTGGAAAGGATAATCATGGTAGTCCTGTGACATTTGCGGCGGGGTTGGTTTGCAGCGAGAAAACAGGGGCTTTTGCTTGGCTGTTCAGACATTTTGTAGATTGTATGGGTGTAGCACCCAGGATGATTGTGACCGATCAAGATTTGGGTATGCGATCAGCGATTGAAGAG GGAGTACATCATCAGCTAGAGGACGTCGAATGGTTCAAAACATTGTATACATATAGGGAGTACTGGATACCGGCGTACTTCAGGGATTTTCCCATGGGATCGATGATTCGGACTACGTCCATATCTGAATCAGAGAACAGTTTCTACAAAAATTTTCTGAAGCCCCGAGGAAATATAGCCGAATTCTACATGAATTTCAACCACGCTATAGAATTCCAGCGGAACAGTAGGACAGCTTTGGACTACCACGATGCCACTTCCATACCCATACTCGCAACTACTCTTCCGTTTGAGAAACATGCTTCCACATTATTTACCGACAGTATGTTCAGGAAAATACAAGAAGAAATTGTGGAGGGTAATGACAGATGTCGTGTGCTGAGTTTTATGTCCGGAGAATCTGTTGACACATACAAGCTTGGCGACAGCAAGCGCAATGCATATTTTGTTCGTCATGACAAGACGGATGATACTTACTTTTGCGAATGCAAACTTTTTGGTCGTCATGGTTATTTGTGCAGTCATATATTTTTCTTGTTTCGGAACAATGAGGTGAAAAAGATCCCGGACAAATACTGTGAAAGCCGATGGATGAAGACTCCTTTAGCCAAGGCTGTACACGGGGAGTTTCATGATCCAGTGCTTACCCACTCATCCGCTGACGATAGGCAAACTGTGTCCAAGCAGGCGATTTCGATGTTTTATGGTTTTCTTAGACAGTTTGAGACCGACATCGATGCTTTACGGGCATTTATAGCTGGCATCGAAGAACTTGGCAACTCGCTTCAAACTGGTACTCCGGCAACCTCAGTCGCTGAGAAGAGGCGTATGGTTGAAGAGTTTTATGGAATGGTAAGGCCTGAATCTGTTGCGGTGCATCCTCCCGATGTTGTGAAGACGAAGGGCCACGCCAGCAGCTCGGCAAGCCGTCTTATTTCAAAAAGAGAGAAGGCTATAAAGGATGCGTCTAGGCCTCCTAGACAGTGTAAGGCTTGCCATGAGGTGAGTCATCACGACTCTAGGAACTGTCCTATGCTTAAAGAGATGAGGATGGAGAAAGATGCTCGCAAAGGGAAAAGTCTAGCCTGA
- the LOC121795270 gene encoding uncharacterized protein LOC121795270 isoform X1, whose product MSPNDISELMMADTGGVKISRSSSLENALIETPSDGHCKPKILHFIEDVQDIKNLNWCGYVLSVLEATFPSYAKGQSALFNGPIHFLVCAYVDRVVDIRRRVIRAWPTIKGWTLESLKQREDLERDQFGTGRLESRLDKDRWLAEHDITRRTGVAGGDSSTTSTHRAKRLRDKFIASSSVLANAISIWLDDYKSIPEELLEDDCFRVGSQIGRKLLGITEQELQGDDEITTRLTQARLDEEEYSQDWIDEMEKMMAAYDKKKSIATGFTRPSFVLDGFDCPDPFATQPSPRAGQSSRNAEPLHTDARADCAPVVRQPEEAVDHAGSAMPDIASDVGVPDVPTEAHISVPGSGLVVAGGVRGEATVGSSGEETIGVREGGKEVVITTKPKSVKGKAANKAGMTKEMALKRGQEKQPAVTKRPPLSKEKGLVIADAGTGGIGDDLPLKTASVLGKGKEKVNKANEAVRSVASTVETARVRRASPALRSPFNERAVRLTAKANSNDKELYYWVLSTAETHESIRDAIVYEDSYKRTVQSAFLSLAPFKHVSPVIVDTWCSYLNNMEKLKAPDTVSRLFFSTRPCAQSLIDILEGWDEERRFTDFWTILFEEALGAGYSNWEKHELFFFPIWGEKQQYVVCFDVPDSKMNIIDHTLAEQHASFAEKYGTTPSMLWKFLADAIDKCKDSRMADLIRGCTTHVVAMPWRNNLSIMEDGMYVMRHLETYFGEKDKDWDCGLTAKGSKSLEMFRIKFARVLLTSPYNVRGAANQKQATKFWRDKPKNFNFEKWVENYGL is encoded by the exons ATGTCCCCGAACGACATCTCAGAGTTAATGATGGCTGACACTGGGGGGGTGAAGATTTCAAGAAGCTCTTCACTGGAGAATGCGTTAATCGAGACACCTAGTGATGGGCATTGCAAGCCAAAAATTCTACACTTCATCGAGGATGTCCAAgatattaaaaatttgaattggTGTGGGTATGTGCTCTCCGTCCTAGAGGCAACGTTTCCAAGCTACGCAAAAGGACAAAGTGCTTTGTTCAATGGACCAATACATTTCTTAGTG TGCGCCTACGTCGACCGCGTAGTAGATATTCGGAGACGGGTCATCCGCGCATGGCCAACGATAAAGGGTTGGACCCTCGAGTCTCTTAAACAGCGCGAGGATTTGGAAAGGGACCAATTTGGGACTGGGCGGTTAGAGTCGAGACTAGACAAAGACAGATGGCTGGCCGAGCATGATATTACAAGGCGAACCGGAGTGGCTGGGGGTGATTCCTCCACTACAAGCACCCACAGAGCGAAGAGGCTACGAGACAAATTTATTGCTTCTAGCTCTGTGTTGGCCAATGCCATCTCAATTTGGCTTGACGATTACAAAAGCATACCCGAGGAGCTACTGGAAGACGACTGCTTCCGTGTGGGGAGCCAGATTGGACGTAAGCTTCTGGGAATTACAGAACAGGAGCTTCAAGGGGATGACGAGATCACAACACGACTGACACAGGCTAGGCTGGATGAGGAGGAGTACAGTCAGGATTGGATTGATGAAATGGAAAAGATGATGGCAGCTTATGACAAAAAAAAGTCAATCGCAACTGGATTCACCCGGCCATCATTTGTGTTAGACGGTTTTGATTGCCCAGACCCATTTGCCACACAGCCTTCCCCACGAGCAGGACAGAGCTCCAGAAATGCTGAACCACTCCACACCGATGCAAGAGCAGATTGTGCACCGGTTGTGCGTCAGCCAGAAGAAGCAGTGGATCATGCAGGGTCGGCAATGCCTGATATAGCCTCCGATGTTGGCGTACCTGATGTCCCAACTGAAGCGCATATTTCGGTTCCAGGATCTGGGCTGGTGGTGGCTGGTGGCGTACGTGGAGAGGCTACG GTGGGTTCGTCGGGTGAGGAAACTATAGGAGTAAGAGAAGGGGGTAAGGAGGTGGTGATAACAACAAAACCAAAGAGTGTTAAG GGAAAGGCAGCGAACAAAGCAGGCATGACAAAGGAAATGGCTCTGAAACGTGGGCAGGAGAAACAGCCTGCCGTGACAAAG AGACCTCCCCTGTCCAAGGAGAAGGGGCTAGTGATTGCGGATGCTGGGACGGGTGGAATTGGTGACGACCTGCCATTAAAAACTGCGAGTGTTCTTGgtaaaggaaaggagaaggtgaaCAAGGCTAACGAGGCTGTCCGATCG GTGGCTTCAACCGTTGAAACGGCACGTGTAAGGAGAGCTAGTCCGGCTTTGCGCTCTCCTTTCAATGAGCGAGCTGTAAGGCTTACAGCCAAGGCTAACAGTAACGATAAGGAGCTATATTATTGGGTGCTTAGCACAGCGGAGACGCACGAATCAATCAG GGATGCAATTGTGTACGAAGACTCCTACAAACGAACTGTCCAGTCTGCGTTCCTTTCATTGGCACCATTTAAACATGTCAGCCCGGTCATTGTGGACACTTGGTGCTCATACTTGAATAATATGGAGAAGCTGAAGGCGCCAGATACAGTGTCCAGACTCTTCTTTTCCACACGACCATGC GCACAATCATTGATAGACATCCTTGAAGGGTGGGATGAAGAAAGACGATTTACCGATTTTTGGACCATTCTTTTTGAGGAAGCCCTTGGAGCCGGATACAGCAACTGGGAGAAACACGAGCTG TTCTTCTTCCCAATTTGGGGGGAGAAACAACAATATGTGGTCTGCTTTGATGTGCCGGATAGCAAGATGAATATTATTGACCACACCCTGGCTGAGCAGCACGCATCGTTCGCCGAAAAATATGGGACCACGCCATCTATGCTG TGGAAATTCCTGGCTGACGCAATTGATAAGTGCAAAGACTCAAGAATGGCTGATTTGATACGAGGCTGCACTACACATGTAGTTGCAATGCCGTGGCGGAACAACCTGTCCATAATGGAGGATGGTATGTACGTAATGCGCCACTTGGAGACGTACTTTGGAGAGAAGGATAAAGATTGGGATTGCGGGCTGACCGCAAAGGGAAGCAAAAGTCTTGAAATGTTTCGAATCAAATTTGCAAGGGTGCTACTGACTTCTCCCTACAATGTCCGCGGTGCCGCAAACCAAAAACAGGCAACCAAGTTCTGGAGAGATAAACCTAAAAATTTCAACTTcgaaaagtgggtagaaaattATGGGTTGTAG
- the LOC121795270 gene encoding uncharacterized protein LOC121795270 isoform X2: MSPNDISELMMADTGGVKISRSSSLENALIETPSDGHCKPKILHFIEDVQDIKNLNWCGYVLSVLEATFPSYAKGQSALFNGPIHFLVCAYVDRVVDIRRRVIRAWPTIKGWTLESLKQREDLERDQFGTGRLESRLDKDRWLAEHDITRRTGVAGGDSSTTSTHRAKRLRDKFIASSSVLANAISIWLDDYKSIPEELLEDDCFRVGSQIGRKLLGITEQELQGDDEITTRLTQARLDEEEYSQDWIDEMEKMMAAYDKKKSIATGFTRPSFVLDGFDCPDPFATQPSPRAGQSSRNAEPLHTDARADCAPVVRQPEEAVDHAGSAMPDIASDVGVPDVPTEAHISVPGSGLVVAGGVRGEATVGSSGEETIGVREGGKEVVITTKPKSVKGKAANKAGMTKEMALKRGQEKQPAVTKRPPLSKEKGLVIADAGTGGIGDDLPLKTASVLGKGKEKVASTVETARVRRASPALRSPFNERAVRLTAKANSNDKELYYWVLSTAETHESIRDAIVYEDSYKRTVQSAFLSLAPFKHVSPVIVDTWCSYLNNMEKLKAPDTVSRLFFSTRPCAQSLIDILEGWDEERRFTDFWTILFEEALGAGYSNWEKHELFFFPIWGEKQQYVVCFDVPDSKMNIIDHTLAEQHASFAEKYGTTPSMLWKFLADAIDKCKDSRMADLIRGCTTHVVAMPWRNNLSIMEDGMYVMRHLETYFGEKDKDWDCGLTAKGSKSLEMFRIKFARVLLTSPYNVRGAANQKQATKFWRDKPKNFNFEKWVENYGL, translated from the exons ATGTCCCCGAACGACATCTCAGAGTTAATGATGGCTGACACTGGGGGGGTGAAGATTTCAAGAAGCTCTTCACTGGAGAATGCGTTAATCGAGACACCTAGTGATGGGCATTGCAAGCCAAAAATTCTACACTTCATCGAGGATGTCCAAgatattaaaaatttgaattggTGTGGGTATGTGCTCTCCGTCCTAGAGGCAACGTTTCCAAGCTACGCAAAAGGACAAAGTGCTTTGTTCAATGGACCAATACATTTCTTAGTG TGCGCCTACGTCGACCGCGTAGTAGATATTCGGAGACGGGTCATCCGCGCATGGCCAACGATAAAGGGTTGGACCCTCGAGTCTCTTAAACAGCGCGAGGATTTGGAAAGGGACCAATTTGGGACTGGGCGGTTAGAGTCGAGACTAGACAAAGACAGATGGCTGGCCGAGCATGATATTACAAGGCGAACCGGAGTGGCTGGGGGTGATTCCTCCACTACAAGCACCCACAGAGCGAAGAGGCTACGAGACAAATTTATTGCTTCTAGCTCTGTGTTGGCCAATGCCATCTCAATTTGGCTTGACGATTACAAAAGCATACCCGAGGAGCTACTGGAAGACGACTGCTTCCGTGTGGGGAGCCAGATTGGACGTAAGCTTCTGGGAATTACAGAACAGGAGCTTCAAGGGGATGACGAGATCACAACACGACTGACACAGGCTAGGCTGGATGAGGAGGAGTACAGTCAGGATTGGATTGATGAAATGGAAAAGATGATGGCAGCTTATGACAAAAAAAAGTCAATCGCAACTGGATTCACCCGGCCATCATTTGTGTTAGACGGTTTTGATTGCCCAGACCCATTTGCCACACAGCCTTCCCCACGAGCAGGACAGAGCTCCAGAAATGCTGAACCACTCCACACCGATGCAAGAGCAGATTGTGCACCGGTTGTGCGTCAGCCAGAAGAAGCAGTGGATCATGCAGGGTCGGCAATGCCTGATATAGCCTCCGATGTTGGCGTACCTGATGTCCCAACTGAAGCGCATATTTCGGTTCCAGGATCTGGGCTGGTGGTGGCTGGTGGCGTACGTGGAGAGGCTACG GTGGGTTCGTCGGGTGAGGAAACTATAGGAGTAAGAGAAGGGGGTAAGGAGGTGGTGATAACAACAAAACCAAAGAGTGTTAAG GGAAAGGCAGCGAACAAAGCAGGCATGACAAAGGAAATGGCTCTGAAACGTGGGCAGGAGAAACAGCCTGCCGTGACAAAG AGACCTCCCCTGTCCAAGGAGAAGGGGCTAGTGATTGCGGATGCTGGGACGGGTGGAATTGGTGACGACCTGCCATTAAAAACTGCGAGTGTTCTTGgtaaaggaaaggagaag GTGGCTTCAACCGTTGAAACGGCACGTGTAAGGAGAGCTAGTCCGGCTTTGCGCTCTCCTTTCAATGAGCGAGCTGTAAGGCTTACAGCCAAGGCTAACAGTAACGATAAGGAGCTATATTATTGGGTGCTTAGCACAGCGGAGACGCACGAATCAATCAG GGATGCAATTGTGTACGAAGACTCCTACAAACGAACTGTCCAGTCTGCGTTCCTTTCATTGGCACCATTTAAACATGTCAGCCCGGTCATTGTGGACACTTGGTGCTCATACTTGAATAATATGGAGAAGCTGAAGGCGCCAGATACAGTGTCCAGACTCTTCTTTTCCACACGACCATGC GCACAATCATTGATAGACATCCTTGAAGGGTGGGATGAAGAAAGACGATTTACCGATTTTTGGACCATTCTTTTTGAGGAAGCCCTTGGAGCCGGATACAGCAACTGGGAGAAACACGAGCTG TTCTTCTTCCCAATTTGGGGGGAGAAACAACAATATGTGGTCTGCTTTGATGTGCCGGATAGCAAGATGAATATTATTGACCACACCCTGGCTGAGCAGCACGCATCGTTCGCCGAAAAATATGGGACCACGCCATCTATGCTG TGGAAATTCCTGGCTGACGCAATTGATAAGTGCAAAGACTCAAGAATGGCTGATTTGATACGAGGCTGCACTACACATGTAGTTGCAATGCCGTGGCGGAACAACCTGTCCATAATGGAGGATGGTATGTACGTAATGCGCCACTTGGAGACGTACTTTGGAGAGAAGGATAAAGATTGGGATTGCGGGCTGACCGCAAAGGGAAGCAAAAGTCTTGAAATGTTTCGAATCAAATTTGCAAGGGTGCTACTGACTTCTCCCTACAATGTCCGCGGTGCCGCAAACCAAAAACAGGCAACCAAGTTCTGGAGAGATAAACCTAAAAATTTCAACTTcgaaaagtgggtagaaaattATGGGTTGTAG